The DNA segment CATTCACCAGGAACCGCCCGACGTAAAACCGGTCCATCTCGGCCGCGTGATCCGGGCGGGGATCGAGCGCACCCCGGAAGCAGCCATCTCTTTTGACGGCACCACGGCGGAGGTCTGGGCCGACGACCTGCTCCCCGAGGTCTTTACGAACCTCATCGGCAACGCCGTGAAGTTCGGCGGACCGGACGCCGGGATCGCGATCCGCGTGGAGGACTGCCTCGAGGAGGACCACGCGGTGGTGGTGACCGTGGAGGACACCGGCCCCGGCATCCCCGACGAGATGAAGGAGACGATCTTCGACCGGTTCAGGCATGGCAGGAGCCGGGGATGCGGGGAAGGGCTCGGCCTCTACATCGTCGGGATGCTTGTCGAGCGCTACGGCGGCCGGATCTGGGTCGAGGACAGGGTGGAAAGCAGGCCCGACCTCGGGGCGTCGTTTAAGTTCACATTGCGCGAAGTGGTGCACGGCGAGGCCGGCGAGTATGAGGAGTGAGATCCCTCACGCCGCCGTCGCTCCGGCCTGCCTGATCTGGAGCCCTGCCGAGTACCGGCGCGCCCAGGCATACCCGAGCGCCGCGCCGATCGCGTTCCCTGCGGCAACTCCCCACCAGATGCCGGAGAGGCCGAGCCCGAGACCGGCTGCAAATATCCAGGCGAAGAGGATGGACAGGACGACGTTCTGCAGAACCGTGATCGTTAGAGACCGTGCGCCAAGCCCCGTCCCCTGGAAGAACGACGCCGAGAAGAGCCCGAACCCGACCATGGGGTAGACGAGACTCATGACCTGGAGGTAGGTCGTCAGCTCGGGAGCAATCCCGGCGGTGTCGCCCGCCGTGAAGAGTGCGGCAATCCGGGGGGCGAAGGCGAACGTGGCCACGGCAAGCCCGAGACCGATCCCGAGACCAAGCCGTGCGGCGAACCGGAGTGCGGTCTCCATCCGTGCGTACGCCCGTGCCCCGTAGGTGGCGCCAGTGACCGCGACCACCGCCGAGGATATGGCGAGGATCGGCGTCAGACCGATGCTCACGACCCGCCACCCGACCGAGTATACGGCGACGCCGTCGGTGCTCGCTATGAGGACGATGACGCCGTTTAAGATCAGGGCCATCAGGGCGAGTGCCAGTTGCTCGGCTGCGGCGGGGAGACCAACCCCCAGGACGTTCCGTGCGACTGCAGCGTCCGGGGAGAACTCCCGGAAGCGGAGCGAGATGTAGGTATCTCTCTTCACGAAGAGCCAGTAGACCATCGGGACGGCGGCGATGACCTCCGCGAGGATGGTCGCCCACGCTGCGCCGCCGATCCCCATATCGAGCCCGTAGATCAGGATCGGGTCGAGGGCGATGTTCGCCACCGCTCCCGCCGCCATGGCGTACATCGTCCGCTTTGCATCTCCTTCACCGTGCATGAGCGCGTAGGCGACCTCGCCGAAGAGGAGGGCAAACGTCCCCATAAAGAGGATTCGCGCATACTCGGTGGCTAGACCGACGGCGTCGCCCGCTCCCATGAGGACGAAGATATCGTGGGCAAAGAGGTAGAGCGGGATGGTGACGGCGACGGCGAGCACGGTCATCAGGAGAAGGGTGTGCATCGCAACACTGCTCGCACCGGCCCTGTCGCGAGCACCGATCGTCCGCGCGAGCGCCGCTTCCCCGCCGGTTCCAAGGCCGCTCGCTAACCCGATGGTTATGATGAAGAGCGGGAATGCGAACCCGACAGCGGCAAGAGCGTCTGCACCGAGACCCGCGACCCAGAACGCGTCGACGACGTTGTAGAGGGTCATGAGGGTCATCGCGATCATCATCGGCAGGGAGAGCCGGAGGATCGCGGTCTTCGGATCGGCGAGGAGTATCTTTGTTCCTTCTGTTTGGTTACTACTTGCGGGTGTATCGTCTTCCGAGTCACTTGTCGGCATACATATCGCCTGCTGGCGTGCCCACGCCGCGGGCTCCCGGAGAAAACGGGAACCTCATATTATGCGGATTGGGCATCGTGCCAATCTGTGGATTTTGATTGCCGGATGCACCGGGTAAACGTGACAGAACAGAAAGCGGCCGATTAATAGCCGCCCCAATTCTCCAATTTCCTGGCGCCATCGAGCAATACAAGACAAATATGGGCGCGGATCAGTAGATATACCTTCGCACCCGGCGGATCGAAACGGGCTGTCGAACGTTCGTTTCCGGCGGGTACGCCCCCGGTTCGACGGGTATCCGGGCTCCCGGACAGCCCGGCTGATGAACACCGCGGGATCTTGATGAGAAAAAAAATCAGCGGGCAGGCAACCCCACGGCCGCCGCACCGCGTTTCTTGACGGCGCGGTCGTAAATGCGCCAGTTTTCCTCCCACTCCGGGTTCCGGTCATGGAGCTGCTCGAGCACCCGGCGCCGGATCTCGCCGGAAGGCATTCCGTCGTAGGCGATCCGTTCGACGGCTTCGCCGATCGCCCTTGCCTCCTCCGGCGGCGCTCCCGATTTCAGCGCGCTCACGGTCACTTTCTCCCGCACGAACGGCTCTCTCCTGCCGTCGGCCTTGACAACATCGACCAGTTCAATCACCTCGAGGAAGACGG comes from the Methanoculleus marisnigri JR1 genome and includes:
- a CDS encoding MATE family efflux transporter, whose amino-acid sequence is MPTSDSEDDTPASSNQTEGTKILLADPKTAILRLSLPMMIAMTLMTLYNVVDAFWVAGLGADALAAVGFAFPLFIITIGLASGLGTGGEAALARTIGARDRAGASSVAMHTLLLMTVLAVAVTIPLYLFAHDIFVLMGAGDAVGLATEYARILFMGTFALLFGEVAYALMHGEGDAKRTMYAMAAGAVANIALDPILIYGLDMGIGGAAWATILAEVIAAVPMVYWLFVKRDTYISLRFREFSPDAAVARNVLGVGLPAAAEQLALALMALILNGVIVLIASTDGVAVYSVGWRVVSIGLTPILAISSAVVAVTGATYGARAYARMETALRFAARLGLGIGLGLAVATFAFAPRIAALFTAGDTAGIAPELTTYLQVMSLVYPMVGFGLFSASFFQGTGLGARSLTITVLQNVVLSILFAWIFAAGLGLGLSGIWWGVAAGNAIGAALGYAWARRYSAGLQIRQAGATAA
- a CDS encoding ATP cone domain-containing protein, producing the protein MPSVFLEVIELVDVVKADGRREPFVREKVTVSALKSGAPPEEARAIGEAVERIAYDGMPSGEIRRRVLEQLHDRNPEWEENWRIYDRAVKKRGAAAVGLPAR